The proteins below are encoded in one region of Effusibacillus dendaii:
- a CDS encoding prepilin peptidase: protein MILSPLDLFCFTLAGLLVGSFLNVVACRLPKRQSLVTPRSHCPHCQTTLRPFDLIPVFSWLLLRGRCRTCRASINWKYPAVELLTATVWAAVAWRYGISWETGFGLAFASLLIPLALIDQKSMILPNELSYTLILLAVLFRSLTDTESFSYYAAGGLTGAGVLFALHRISPYLFGMQGMGLGDVKLMAGIGMAVGLQETFLSLFISSFTGVVLGGLRMARGKLTKRSYFPFGPCLALGGILSYLAGDIFWRHYLSFFSR, encoded by the coding sequence ATGATTCTTTCCCCGCTTGATTTATTCTGTTTCACGCTTGCCGGCCTGCTGGTCGGTTCTTTTCTAAACGTGGTGGCCTGTCGGCTTCCCAAACGTCAATCACTTGTAACTCCTCGCTCTCATTGTCCTCATTGCCAAACGACTCTTCGCCCGTTCGATTTGATTCCCGTTTTCAGCTGGCTGCTTTTGCGCGGCAGATGCCGAACCTGCAGGGCGTCGATCAATTGGAAATACCCGGCGGTTGAACTGCTGACCGCTACTGTTTGGGCTGCCGTCGCGTGGCGGTACGGCATCTCTTGGGAAACAGGTTTTGGTCTTGCTTTTGCCAGTCTGTTAATCCCGCTGGCGCTGATTGACCAAAAGTCAATGATACTGCCAAATGAGTTGTCCTATACGCTGATTTTGCTAGCGGTCCTGTTCCGATCGCTGACAGACACAGAATCTTTTTCTTATTATGCAGCGGGAGGCCTTACGGGAGCAGGCGTGCTGTTCGCTTTACACAGAATCAGTCCTTATCTGTTTGGGATGCAGGGGATGGGGCTTGGCGACGTAAAACTGATGGCAGGAATCGGTATGGCGGTGGGTCTGCAGGAAACGTTTTTGTCGCTTTTCATCAGTTCATTTACGGGAGTCGTGCTCGGCGGTTTACGGATGGCAAGGGGAAAGCTGACGAAACGATCCTACTTTCCGTTTGGTCCCTGTTTGGCATTGGGCGGGATCCTTTCGTATCTGGCAGGGGATATTTTTTGGCGGCACTATCTGTCATTTTTCAGTCGATAG
- the cobJ gene encoding precorrin-3B C(17)-methyltransferase, which yields MTERARYALEQSEMVIGYKTYVDIVSGLLNKKQIVRTGMTEEVSRAQEAVKQAKSGRIVSVISSGESGIYGMAGLVYEVLIEQGWKPGDNPQVEIVPGVPALASCASLLGAPLMHDFVSISLSDLLTPWEVIAKRVEAAGMGDFVVVLYNPKSGRRTRQIVETQRILLKYRSPKTPVGLVKSAYREAQNVVVTTLEDMLNHEIGMLTTVIIGNSSTINYHDLIVTPRGYQRKYTLSREGGRLEGQPRGLLPSPWSLDANDSPAVSVEKADLAGSSGSSVGVADASRPSGSSFGVADASRPSVSSVATAERQPETAYATQNPTMPLHPDYLPVLEIAVSPGVANKNFTPAQLIGMAELVGEEGSITYTTLHEMVLKIPAANPDEISKKLTDMGLLISPTGLTAKVVACDFCEGEKTEAIPFAEELHRLFQGIETPNELKIGVNGCAMACYGAVMEDIGVVYRRGFFEIYLGGKRGGCAPHPGQKVAEKVPPEEVVGIVQQIVAEYLENAHPKERFHKYMKRQGEVSGFRWDGSVPVLNVEPNCGD from the coding sequence ATGACAGAGCGGGCCCGTTATGCCCTCGAACAAAGCGAAATGGTGATCGGCTACAAAACGTATGTCGATATTGTCAGCGGTCTGCTCAACAAGAAACAGATTGTTCGAACGGGCATGACAGAAGAGGTTTCAAGAGCGCAAGAAGCGGTCAAACAGGCAAAATCGGGCCGTATCGTCAGCGTCATCTCGTCTGGTGAATCGGGCATCTACGGCATGGCGGGGCTCGTATACGAAGTGTTAATAGAACAGGGATGGAAGCCGGGTGACAATCCACAGGTCGAAATTGTGCCGGGCGTACCTGCTCTCGCATCCTGCGCCTCGTTGTTGGGCGCTCCGCTGATGCACGATTTTGTCTCGATTTCCCTGTCCGATCTCTTGACTCCCTGGGAGGTCATCGCAAAACGGGTGGAAGCGGCCGGAATGGGGGATTTTGTGGTCGTTTTGTACAATCCGAAAAGCGGCCGCCGGACACGCCAAATCGTGGAGACACAGCGAATATTGCTGAAGTACCGTTCGCCGAAAACGCCGGTCGGACTGGTGAAAAGCGCCTACCGGGAAGCGCAAAATGTTGTGGTCACAACGTTGGAAGATATGTTGAATCATGAGATCGGCATGTTGACAACGGTCATTATAGGCAATTCATCGACGATCAATTACCATGATCTGATTGTCACGCCGCGCGGTTATCAGCGCAAGTATACATTGTCCCGTGAGGGAGGACGGCTGGAAGGGCAACCGCGTGGTCTTTTGCCAAGCCCGTGGTCGCTCGACGCTAACGATTCCCCTGCCGTATCTGTTGAAAAGGCTGACCTTGCCGGTTCGTCTGGTTCCTCTGTTGGCGTGGCCGATGCTTCCCGCCCATCTGGTTCTTCTTTTGGCGTGGCCGATGCTTCCCGCCCCTCGGTCTCTTCTGTTGCAACGGCGGAACGGCAACCGGAAACTGCTTACGCAACTCAAAATCCGACAATGCCGCTCCACCCGGACTATCTGCCGGTTTTGGAAATTGCGGTTTCACCGGGCGTCGCCAATAAGAACTTTACCCCCGCGCAGTTGATTGGCATGGCGGAGCTGGTTGGCGAAGAAGGGAGTATTACCTACACGACCCTCCACGAAATGGTGCTCAAAATTCCGGCTGCCAATCCGGACGAAATCAGCAAAAAACTGACCGACATGGGCTTGTTGATTTCACCTACCGGTTTGACTGCCAAAGTGGTGGCATGCGATTTTTGCGAAGGGGAGAAAACAGAAGCGATCCCTTTTGCGGAAGAACTGCACCGCTTGTTTCAAGGGATTGAAACGCCAAACGAATTGAAAATCGGCGTGAACGGTTGTGCGATGGCCTGCTACGGAGCAGTGATGGAAGATATTGGCGTGGTGTACAGACGTGGATTTTTCGAAATTTATCTTGGCGGCAAAAGAGGCGGCTGCGCCCCTCACCCTGGCCAGAAAGTGGCGGAAAAAGTTCCGCCTGAAGAAGTGGTTGGCATTGTGCAGCAAATTGTCGCGGAATACCTGGAAAATGCGCATCCGAAAGAGCGATTCCATAAATATATGAAGCGTCAGGGAGAAGTGTCCGGCTTCCGCTGGGACGGTTCGGTGCCAGTTCTCAATGTCGAACCGAACTGCGGGGATTGA
- a CDS encoding nucleotidyl transferase family protein — protein sequence MGNAIELDSSPEDIAFKIRLAVTDPARIHKNDPGHPNICPIYAYHRTFRSEGSEEIREGCEKGTIGCAGCKQLVTAAIQQLLELMQERRSYYEVRPKKVDDILMSGTVRARVLARETMVEVREAMGLNYFNR from the coding sequence TTGGGCAACGCGATTGAACTGGATTCCTCACCCGAAGACATTGCATTCAAAATACGTCTGGCGGTTACCGACCCTGCTCGTATTCACAAGAATGATCCCGGGCATCCGAATATCTGCCCGATTTACGCCTACCACCGTACGTTTCGTTCGGAAGGATCGGAGGAAATCCGCGAAGGTTGCGAGAAGGGAACAATCGGATGCGCCGGATGCAAGCAACTTGTCACTGCAGCCATCCAACAGCTCCTCGAGCTGATGCAGGAACGCCGATCCTACTATGAGGTCAGACCGAAAAAAGTGGATGACATCCTGATGAGCGGAACTGTCCGCGCTCGTGTGTTGGCACGCGAAACTATGGTCGAGGTGCGGGAGGCCATGGGGCTCAATTACTTTAATAGGTAA
- a CDS encoding YbaK/EbsC family protein produces the protein MKSSHENPIRTAQEGAEYFGIEIGQTAPILVLKTDKGYFSMIVSGERGRVNFKEISQLRYT, from the coding sequence TTGAAATCATCTCATGAGAACCCCATTCGTACAGCACAGGAAGGTGCCGAATATTTCGGAATTGAAATAGGCCAAACAGCACCCATATTGGTTCTTAAAACGGACAAAGGTTATTTTTCAATGATCGTTTCCGGAGAACGTGGGCGTGTAAATTTTAAAGAAATTTCACAACTGCGCTACACTTAA
- a CDS encoding IS110 family RNA-guided transposase: MDVVYSHVCGLDVHKKNIVACTITPEGKEIQTFGTMTDDLILLVDWIKVKGCTHVAMESTGPFWKPIYNLLELEDIEALVVNAQHIKNVPGRKTDVKDAEWIAGLLRHGLLKGSYIPNREQRELRELIRYRRSLIEERAREVSRIQKVLEGANIKLASVASNVLGKSGRAMIEAMIAGETDPDTLSELAKRKLKSKKEDLKRALNGLMGPHQKLMLGAQLRHIDYLDEEIGRLDEEIKERMLPFEEDLALLDTIPGVAIRTAETILAEIGTNMDQYPSAAHLCSWAGLCPGQNESAGKRISGKTRKGNKKLRSTLVEAAKAAARTKGTYLSSQYHRIATRRGANRATVAVAHSILSMAYYILKRKQPYIELGPTYYEEQKRDVIIKHSIKKLESLGISVTINTAVS, from the coding sequence ATGGACGTCGTTTATAGCCATGTGTGCGGACTTGACGTTCATAAAAAGAACATTGTGGCCTGCACCATCACACCCGAAGGGAAAGAAATCCAAACGTTTGGTACCATGACCGATGATTTAATCTTGCTCGTTGATTGGATCAAGGTCAAAGGGTGCACTCACGTCGCTATGGAAAGCACAGGACCGTTCTGGAAACCGATCTACAATTTGTTGGAGCTTGAGGATATTGAGGCGCTTGTTGTGAACGCTCAACACATCAAGAATGTTCCTGGTCGCAAGACCGACGTCAAAGATGCGGAATGGATTGCCGGATTACTCCGGCACGGCCTCCTAAAAGGCAGCTATATCCCAAACCGAGAGCAACGCGAACTCAGAGAATTGATCCGGTATCGCCGTAGCCTCATTGAAGAACGTGCTCGAGAGGTCAGCCGCATTCAAAAAGTATTGGAAGGTGCCAACATCAAGCTTGCCTCGGTTGCCAGCAACGTGCTTGGGAAGTCCGGACGCGCCATGATCGAAGCGATGATTGCCGGTGAAACGGATCCGGATACTTTGTCTGAACTGGCAAAGCGGAAGTTGAAAAGTAAGAAAGAGGATTTGAAACGAGCTTTGAACGGCTTAATGGGACCGCATCAGAAACTCATGCTGGGTGCCCAGCTCCGGCACATCGATTATTTGGACGAAGAGATTGGCAGGTTAGATGAAGAAATCAAGGAGCGCATGCTCCCTTTTGAGGAAGACCTGGCACTGCTGGACACGATCCCCGGCGTGGCGATACGGACAGCAGAGACAATATTGGCTGAAATTGGTACGAACATGGATCAGTATCCCTCTGCTGCTCACTTATGCTCTTGGGCAGGGCTGTGTCCGGGTCAGAACGAAAGCGCCGGCAAACGAATTTCAGGAAAAACGCGCAAAGGGAATAAGAAGCTTCGAAGTACGCTCGTCGAAGCCGCAAAGGCTGCGGCTAGAACGAAAGGAACATACTTATCCAGCCAATATCACCGAATTGCGACACGCCGGGGAGCTAATCGAGCGACGGTTGCTGTAGCTCACAGTATATTGTCTATGGCCTACTATATCCTTAAGCGGAAACAACCCTACATCGAACTTGGTCCGACCTATTATGAGGAACAAAAACGCGACGTGATCATTAAGCACTCTATAAAGAAACTCGAGTCATTAGGCATATCGGTTACGATTAATACAGCTGTCTCCTGA
- the cobA gene encoding uroporphyrinogen-III C-methyltransferase, whose amino-acid sequence MQKGKVYLTGAGPGDPKLITLKGLESIQQADVLIYDRLVSRELLKYAPEHAEFVFAGKFPNHHTLRQEEINKLLVEKALAGKTVTRLKGGDPFVFGRGGEEAAALAEHGIEFEVIPGVTSAVAVPAYAGIPLTHRGIASSFCVLTGCENPEKENSAIDWARYANDQETLVILMGIGNLSLIAENLIANGRSSATPVALIHWGTCQKQTTLVGTLANIAEEAARSHFQNPAVIVIGDVVRLRERIAWFEKQLVMEV is encoded by the coding sequence ATGCAAAAAGGAAAAGTCTATTTGACCGGTGCGGGGCCCGGTGATCCAAAACTCATCACGTTAAAAGGGCTGGAAAGTATTCAACAGGCCGATGTGTTGATTTATGACCGGCTTGTTTCCCGTGAACTGTTGAAGTACGCGCCAGAGCATGCCGAATTCGTGTTTGCCGGTAAATTCCCCAACCATCACACGTTACGGCAGGAGGAAATCAACAAGCTGCTGGTCGAAAAAGCGCTTGCGGGAAAAACGGTCACCCGGCTGAAAGGCGGAGATCCATTCGTGTTTGGCCGCGGCGGAGAAGAAGCGGCCGCTCTGGCAGAACATGGCATTGAATTTGAGGTAATTCCCGGAGTTACATCTGCTGTCGCCGTACCGGCCTATGCGGGGATTCCGCTTACCCACCGGGGAATCGCTTCCTCATTCTGCGTCTTAACGGGTTGCGAAAATCCTGAGAAGGAAAACTCAGCGATCGATTGGGCGCGATACGCGAACGATCAGGAGACGCTGGTGATCTTGATGGGAATTGGCAATCTATCTTTGATTGCCGAGAATCTTATCGCAAATGGCCGGTCATCCGCTACGCCCGTCGCTCTCATCCATTGGGGCACCTGCCAAAAACAAACCACGCTGGTGGGCACATTGGCAAATATTGCGGAGGAAGCCGCCCGCTCACATTTTCAGAATCCGGCGGTGATTGTAATCGGCGATGTGGTGCGGTTGCGGGAGCGGATCGCCTGGTTTGAAAAGCAATTGGTAATGGAAGTATAG
- a CDS encoding cobalt-precorrin 5A hydrolase — protein sequence MRVAEQPKSFAIVGITKHGAELARRLAASMPDADLYLSEKFLQPGEEQTVYSFPTNVRLLLEQMFHRYEGWILLISLGAVVRMIAPVLKDKKVDPAVVVVDDKAQFAISVLSGHLGGANALTERVAAALGAAPVVTTASDVSNTIAVDLLGREFGWRIDDDRQVTPASAAVVNEEPVAVIQETGEPDWWKRKGAIPKQIRVAGSLQEARDSRPEGYHAVLWITDRLLTEAELSIAAYRVVYRPQSIVLGIGCNRGTSMEEIESAVLETLEQQGLSFKSVKCVATISLKKDEAGLLAVCEKYGWPLQAYEPDQLNQVDFPNPSETVYKYTGAYGVSEPAAMLAANTDQLLVEKVKSGNLTLSIARVNFSKAEVPV from the coding sequence ATGCGGGTGGCCGAGCAGCCGAAATCGTTTGCCATTGTAGGGATTACCAAACACGGGGCAGAACTGGCGCGCCGCTTGGCTGCATCAATGCCGGACGCTGACTTGTATCTGTCCGAAAAGTTTTTGCAGCCGGGTGAGGAACAGACGGTATACTCTTTTCCGACCAATGTGCGGCTGCTTTTGGAGCAGATGTTTCACCGTTACGAAGGATGGATTTTGTTGATCTCACTTGGTGCGGTGGTGCGGATGATCGCTCCCGTCCTGAAAGATAAAAAAGTCGACCCGGCTGTAGTCGTCGTAGACGACAAAGCGCAGTTTGCCATCTCGGTGTTATCCGGCCATTTGGGCGGTGCGAATGCTCTGACGGAGCGGGTGGCGGCAGCGCTCGGCGCAGCGCCGGTTGTCACAACCGCATCGGACGTATCCAATACGATCGCTGTCGATTTACTGGGCCGTGAATTTGGCTGGCGAATCGACGATGACCGGCAGGTCACGCCTGCCTCCGCCGCCGTGGTCAACGAAGAACCGGTGGCGGTGATTCAAGAGACGGGGGAACCGGATTGGTGGAAGCGAAAAGGCGCGATCCCGAAACAGATCCGGGTAGCGGGCAGCCTGCAGGAAGCCCGTGACAGCCGACCGGAAGGATACCATGCGGTTTTGTGGATTACAGACCGGCTTCTGACAGAAGCAGAATTATCGATTGCTGCGTATCGCGTTGTCTACCGTCCCCAATCGATTGTACTCGGGATCGGTTGCAATCGCGGCACCTCTATGGAAGAAATTGAAAGCGCGGTACTCGAAACGTTGGAGCAGCAGGGGTTGTCGTTTAAAAGCGTGAAATGCGTCGCCACCATTTCACTGAAGAAAGACGAGGCCGGTCTGCTTGCCGTCTGTGAAAAATACGGCTGGCCCTTGCAGGCATACGAACCGGATCAATTGAATCAGGTCGATTTTCCAAATCCGTCCGAGACGGTTTACAAATATACGGGCGCTTACGGAGTCAGCGAACCGGCTGCCATGCTGGCCGCAAACACGGATCAACTGCTGGTCGAAAAAGTGAAAAGCGGGAACCTGACTCTCTCGATTGCACGGGTTAACTTTTCGAAAGCGGAGGTACCGGTATGA
- the cobM gene encoding precorrin-4 C(11)-methyltransferase, whose amino-acid sequence MAGKVYIIGAGPGDPELITVKGKRLIGEADLILYTDSLVSDEVVADVKPGAVVEKSAGLALEEIVQRMVEVTKAGGTVARVHTGDPAVYGAIMEQIVHLNEAGVEWEIVPGVSSVFAAAAVLGAELTIPELTQTLILTRAEGRTPVPDGEKLADLAKHGATIALFLSATLMEKVVSELRAAGWSDDTPVAVVQRATWPDQVVVRSTVGEVAADMKRHGIRSHAMVLAGKALDEKLQWSHEHKSKLYDKTFAHRYRRAVKQDGTAVANSGGDR is encoded by the coding sequence ATGGCAGGCAAGGTGTACATTATCGGGGCAGGCCCCGGCGATCCCGAACTGATCACGGTAAAAGGCAAACGGCTGATCGGGGAAGCCGATTTGATTTTATACACCGATTCATTGGTCAGCGACGAAGTGGTGGCAGACGTAAAACCGGGGGCTGTGGTTGAGAAAAGCGCCGGCTTGGCACTGGAAGAAATTGTCCAGCGGATGGTGGAAGTGACGAAGGCAGGCGGTACGGTGGCCAGGGTGCATACAGGCGATCCAGCCGTGTACGGAGCGATTATGGAGCAGATTGTTCATTTGAATGAGGCGGGTGTCGAGTGGGAAATCGTGCCGGGCGTATCCTCTGTTTTTGCGGCTGCGGCCGTATTGGGGGCCGAATTGACGATTCCCGAATTGACACAAACGCTGATTTTGACAAGGGCAGAAGGGCGCACGCCTGTTCCGGACGGGGAAAAATTGGCCGATTTGGCTAAGCATGGCGCGACGATTGCGCTGTTTCTATCAGCCACTTTAATGGAAAAAGTAGTTTCTGAACTGCGGGCGGCCGGTTGGAGCGATGATACACCAGTCGCGGTAGTACAGCGGGCGACTTGGCCGGATCAGGTTGTGGTTCGTTCCACGGTGGGGGAAGTGGCTGCCGACATGAAACGGCACGGCATCCGTTCACACGCGATGGTGCTGGCGGGCAAAGCGCTGGATGAGAAACTGCAATGGTCGCATGAACACAAATCGAAACTGTACGATAAGACGTTTGCACACCGCTATCGTCGCGCGGTCAAACAGGATGGGACGGCTGTCGCAAACAGCGGAGGTGACCGCTAA
- a CDS encoding sirohydrochlorin chelatase, with amino-acid sequence MQEAVLLIGHGSRDPEGNSQFEQFVEKVRERNRQTRIELCFLELADPSIGETIDRLAAEGVTHITTVPVILLAAGHVKVEIPHILDQARLRHPHLTIQYGRHLGLHEEVLTILEERLQEAEVSLQTYSEGDLQEDAKGASYDRSNATILLVGRGSSDQDANGDLYKLARILWERTGVANVEVCFIGVTWPDFPTGIKRAVRTGTSHVIVLPYFLFTGILMKRMEEMLAELATEVSHVQFTLAQYFGYHPKLIDIIHDRVQEVATGEAQMNCDLCKYRLEAVHHHHDHGTHDPHRDHHEATHHVHPTGRR; translated from the coding sequence ATGCAGGAAGCGGTTCTGTTAATCGGGCACGGGAGCCGGGATCCGGAAGGAAACAGTCAGTTTGAACAGTTTGTCGAAAAGGTCCGGGAGCGCAACAGACAGACGAGAATCGAACTTTGCTTTCTCGAATTGGCGGACCCCTCCATTGGAGAAACAATTGATCGTTTGGCAGCCGAAGGGGTAACACACATTACCACCGTGCCTGTGATCCTTTTGGCGGCCGGCCATGTAAAGGTGGAAATCCCACATATTTTAGATCAGGCAAGGCTGCGTCATCCTCATCTGACAATTCAGTACGGACGTCATTTGGGGCTGCATGAGGAAGTTCTGACCATTCTGGAAGAACGACTGCAGGAGGCGGAGGTTTCACTGCAGACTTACAGTGAAGGCGATCTGCAGGAGGATGCCAAAGGTGCATCCTATGACCGCAGCAATGCGACAATTTTGCTTGTCGGCCGGGGGTCGAGTGATCAGGACGCGAACGGGGATTTATATAAACTGGCTCGGATTTTGTGGGAACGGACGGGAGTGGCTAATGTGGAAGTTTGTTTTATTGGCGTTACCTGGCCCGATTTTCCAACGGGTATAAAACGTGCAGTTCGAACGGGAACGTCCCATGTAATTGTACTCCCCTACTTCCTGTTTACAGGCATTCTGATGAAGCGGATGGAAGAAATGCTGGCCGAACTGGCAACTGAAGTTTCTCATGTGCAGTTCACGCTTGCTCAGTATTTCGGATACCACCCCAAACTGATCGACATTATCCACGATCGGGTACAGGAAGTAGCCACAGGCGAAGCACAAATGAATTGCGACCTGTGCAAATATCGGCTGGAAGCGGTACATCACCATCACGATCATGGAACTCATGATCCGCATCGTGACCACCACGAAGCAACGCATCACGTGCATCCGACGGGAAGGAGGTAA
- a CDS encoding YjbE family putative metal transport protein (Members of this highly hydrophobic protein family,regularly are found preceded by the yybP-ykoY manganese riboswitch (see RF00080). A metal cation transport function is proposed.), which yields MDKFWLEVGELVVVNFVLSGDNALLIAMATANLPPYQRRLAMTVGIIGAMVLRILLTAVAAELMSVPLVKTVGALLLILIAATLTGGEESDKQTASGTTFWSGVSMVLLADVTMSLDNVAALAGMTDGNFTLLLTGLAISMVLMLVASAGISTILEQFPQFIWLGAGLLALTAGQILAKDTALLKWTGGSSYPILIGIGLLICAIAWQKWRKGQPDM from the coding sequence ATGGACAAATTTTGGTTGGAGGTCGGTGAACTGGTCGTCGTTAATTTTGTATTGTCGGGGGACAATGCGCTGTTGATCGCCATGGCTACCGCCAATCTGCCGCCCTATCAAAGGCGGCTTGCGATGACGGTCGGTATCATAGGGGCTATGGTGCTTCGCATATTGCTAACTGCGGTCGCGGCTGAATTGATGTCCGTTCCGCTTGTCAAAACTGTTGGCGCACTGTTATTGATTCTGATTGCCGCCACGTTGACCGGAGGCGAAGAATCAGATAAACAAACGGCGTCTGGCACTACGTTTTGGTCGGGCGTAAGCATGGTTCTTTTGGCGGATGTCACAATGAGCCTTGACAACGTGGCTGCGTTAGCCGGTATGACCGATGGGAATTTTACGCTGCTTTTGACAGGGCTGGCGATTAGTATGGTGTTAATGCTTGTGGCAAGCGCGGGTATCAGCACCATATTGGAACAATTCCCGCAATTTATTTGGCTTGGCGCCGGTCTGTTGGCCTTAACGGCCGGTCAGATTTTGGCAAAAGACACCGCTTTGCTAAAATGGACCGGCGGCAGTTCCTACCCGATACTGATCGGCATCGGCCTGCTGATCTGTGCAATCGCTTGGCAAAAATGGAGAAAAGGGCAACCCGATATGTAG
- a CDS encoding cobyrinate a,c-diamide synthase translates to MSRTGDSRIPGASGAAAGGEWIAAPGSGRPTAAQNSRVPRLVVAGTGSGAGKTTVTVGLMAAFRKKGVVVQGFKVGPDYIDPSYHTAVTGRQSRNLDTWMLTHDVMRECFLRAAESADLAVIEGVMGFYDGKNPLNDQGSTAEVGKLLDAPVVLVLNAQSMARSAAAIVLGFQKMDPACRIVGVIANKVGSKGHFEIVKAAIEQECGIPCLGYLERDDAITLPERHLGLIPAVERGELNGLFDRLADKVSSTIDLEQLARLAADVSELEPPSVSLFPAEKQEPRVRIAVARDSAFNFYYPENLELLESFGAELVYFSPLTDEHLPNRIDGLYIGGGFPEEFAAKLSGKTCLFEEIRQAHADNMPIYAECGGLMFLCRKLTDRAGHSFPMVGLLPASVQMQARLAELGYREAAAAQDHLLLQAGEHAKGHEFHYSLLTPEVDPYPWAWRLSGRKGETPEGYAAGNLLASYTHLHFASNLNVVQSFIKRCEAYRKNY, encoded by the coding sequence ATGAGCCGCACGGGGGATAGTCGAATACCTGGAGCGAGCGGTGCCGCAGCGGGGGGCGAGTGGATTGCTGCACCGGGCAGCGGGCGGCCTACCGCCGCACAAAACAGCCGGGTTCCCCGCCTGGTGGTGGCGGGCACCGGCTCGGGCGCTGGCAAAACGACAGTGACGGTAGGCTTAATGGCCGCTTTTCGAAAAAAAGGGGTTGTCGTACAAGGGTTTAAAGTGGGGCCCGATTATATTGATCCTTCCTATCATACCGCTGTGACGGGCAGGCAGTCCCGCAATCTGGATACCTGGATGCTGACGCACGACGTAATGCGGGAATGTTTTCTGCGCGCGGCAGAATCGGCCGATTTGGCGGTTATTGAGGGCGTCATGGGATTTTATGACGGGAAAAATCCGCTCAATGACCAGGGAAGTACGGCGGAAGTCGGCAAACTGTTGGATGCCCCCGTCGTTTTGGTGCTTAACGCCCAGTCGATGGCCCGCTCGGCGGCTGCCATTGTGCTTGGCTTTCAAAAAATGGACCCTGCCTGCCGAATTGTCGGCGTCATTGCAAACAAAGTCGGGTCAAAGGGACATTTTGAGATTGTAAAAGCGGCGATTGAGCAGGAGTGCGGCATACCCTGTCTCGGGTATCTGGAGCGGGACGATGCGATCACGCTGCCGGAACGGCACCTCGGCTTGATTCCGGCCGTCGAGCGTGGAGAATTAAACGGTCTGTTTGATCGCTTGGCGGACAAAGTATCGTCCACGATCGATCTGGAACAGCTGGCGAGATTGGCAGCAGACGTTTCCGAACTGGAGCCGCCTTCCGTTTCGTTGTTTCCTGCCGAGAAACAGGAACCACGGGTGCGAATCGCGGTGGCGCGGGACAGCGCGTTTAATTTTTACTATCCGGAAAATCTGGAACTGCTCGAATCGTTTGGCGCCGAATTGGTCTACTTCTCTCCTTTGACGGATGAACATTTGCCGAATCGGATAGACGGACTTTATATCGGCGGCGGTTTTCCGGAAGAATTTGCGGCGAAATTGTCCGGCAAGACCTGTCTGTTTGAGGAGATTCGGCAGGCGCATGCTGACAACATGCCGATTTACGCGGAATGCGGCGGGTTAATGTTTTTGTGCCGAAAGTTGACGGATCGAGCGGGCCATTCGTTCCCGATGGTCGGTTTGCTGCCAGCCAGCGTCCAAATGCAGGCAAGGCTGGCGGAGCTCGGTTATCGCGAGGCGGCTGCCGCACAAGATCACCTGCTTTTGCAAGCAGGGGAACATGCAAAAGGGCATGAGTTTCACTACTCCCTGTTGACACCGGAAGTCGATCCTTACCCTTGGGCGTGGCGTCTGTCGGGACGCAAAGGCGAAACGCCGGAAGGATATGCGGCCGGGAATTTGTTGGCGAGCTATACACATTTGCATTTTGCGTCCAATCTGAATGTGGTTCAATCGTTCATCAAACGTTGTGAGGCTTATCGGAAAAACTATTGA